The Candidatus Goldiibacteriota bacterium genome includes the window TTTGTTTTTATACAATATCTCAAGCGTTTCCCTGTTGTACCTTTTTCCGCCGCACTCTTCACAAGGCACATACACATCCGGCAAAAAGTGCATTTCTATTTTGATTATACCGTCGCCGGCGCATGCTTCGCAGCGGCCGCCTTTTACGTTAAAACTGAACCTGCCGGATTCATACCCGCGCATCTTTGACTCTTTTGTTTCGGAGAAAAGGTCCCTGATTTCGCTGAATACACCGGTATATGTGGCCGCATTAGACCTTGGCGTCCTGCCTATCGGGCTTTGATCTATCTCTATGACTTTATCAATATGATGCCAGTTATTCAGTTCCTTATACCCATCGGGTTTGTAATTTGTATGGTAAACCTTATGCAGAAGCGCGGGATAAAAAGTTTCCCCTATAAGCGATGACTTACCCGAACCGGAAACCCCGGTCACGGCGACAAACGAACCAAGCGGAAATTTAACTGAAACGTTTTTCAGATTATTGGTGGTAACCCCTGAAATTTCCACAAATTTTTCGGCCGGCCTTCTCTGTTTATTAACCTGTATTTTATCCCTGTTCATCAGGTAGCCCGCGGTAAGCGAATTTTTGCATTTCATTATTTCTTTAAGCGTTCCCTGGCATACCACTTCGCCGCCGTGAACACCCGGCCCCGGACCCATATCCACTATGTAATCGCAGTGAAGCATCGTTTCTTCATCATGTTCCACGACAATAACCGTATTTCCAAGGTCGCGCAGGTTCTGAAGCGCCTGTATAAGTTTCATATTATCGCGCTGATGAAGCCCTATGCTGGGCTCGTCCAGAATATACAGCACACCCATAAGCCCCACGCCTATCTGATTGGCAAGGTGTATCCTCTGGAATTCCCCGCCGGACAGCGTGCCCGCCTTACGTTCAAGCGTAAGGTAAGAAAGGCCCACGTTTAATAAAAATTCCAGCCTGCCCTTAATTTCTTTAAGTATAAGTTTGGCGACAGCCGCATCCCTTTCATTAAGTTTAAGCGTGGTGAAAAATTCATACGCCTTTTCAATGGAAAATTCCGTCGCTTTAATAATGGATTTTCCGTTTATTAAAACCGATAAACTTTCAGGTTTTAATCTTTTGCCTCCGCAGACATGGCATGGTTTTTCGCTCATATATCTGCCCAAAATATCTTCTCTTATTTTTTCCGTGGAAGTTTCACGATACCTTCTTTCCAGAAAAGGGACAAGGCCTTCAAATCCGCCGGTGTATTTATATTCTCCGTCGTGCGACTTATATTTATAATCAAATTTAATATCCTCTTCAAGCCCGTACAGAATGGCTTTTTTTGCTTTTTCCGGCAGTTTTTCAAAGGGCACGTCAAAACTGAATTTCAAATGCCTGCCCAGAGACGCCAGCATCTGCCAGTAGTATCCGTCCTGATTGCGCCACGGCTTTAACGCGCCTTCCTTAAGCGACAGTTTTGGCTCCAGAATTAATTTTTCATCCACCTGAATCTTTGTCCCAAGCCCCGTGCATTCGGAACAGGCTCCAAAAGGATTGTTAAAAGAGAACATTCTTGGCTGCAGTTTGGCCATTGAAAAACCGCACTTTGGACAGGACAGTTTTTCCGAAAAAAGCGTGTCTTTTTTTGTATTAAAATCCGTTATAATCACAGCGCCTTCAGCAAGCTTTATTGCAAGTTCCACAGACTGTGTTAGCCTGCCTTTGATATCAGGTTTAACTTCAAGCCTGTCCACCACTATCTCTATGCTGTGTTTTTTATTTTTTTCAAGTTTTATGTCCGTATCAAGTTCTTTAAGTTCGCCGTTGACCCTTACCCTTAAAAAACCCTCTTTTTTTATTTTATCAAACAGCTGATGGTATTCGCCCTTTCTTCCGCTGACTACGGGGGCAAGTATCATTATTTTAGCGTCACGCATATCTGTCAGTATCTTATCCACTATCATCTGAACAGTCTGCGACTTAATAGGAGTACCGTCATTCGGGCAGTGCGGAACGCCTATGCGGGCGTATAATAATCTTAAATAATCATAAATTTCGGTTATTGTACCGACCGTAGAACGCGGATTATTCCCCGCGCTTTTCTGTTCAATGGCAATAGCCGGAGAAAGCCCTTCAATTACATCAACATCAGGCTTCTGCATCTGCCCCAAAAACATCCTTGAATACGCGGACAGCGATTCCATGTAACGCCTTTGGCCTTCGGCATATATGGTATCAAACGCCAGCGATGACTTGCCCGAACCTGATACGCCGGTTAGAACAATGAACTTATCCCTTGGGAGTGTTATGTCAATATTCTTTAAATTGTGTTCACGCGCGCCTTTAATTACTATATCTTTTGCCATATTTAAGCTCCTGTAAAATCAAAATAGTTACGAACATTTATTATATCAGAAAAAAACAGGATTGATAACAAACTTAAACTTGACGCGGGGAAATGGCAGGTTTAATTCTCGAGTATTTTAATTACCGCGGACGGATCTGTAAGGCGCCCCTCTTTAATAATGGCTTCAACCCTATCATACGCAAACTGCCTTGTCTTTTTGTCTTTTGATTTTACGTAAATACCCGCCCAGTATTCCGCTGCAAACTGCGGGGTTTTTATCTGCTCGTAAATATTGCCAAGAATGCGTTCCACCACAGCAGGATGGTCTTCAAACCTTAACGCGTCTTCAAGAAGTTTTATGTATTCCCCCTCTTTATTGTCCTGCTTAAACAAAATCGCGCCAAGATAAAGCCTAAGCTGCCACATCTTAGGGTTAAAATCCAGCCCTTTTCTTATTATCCTTAAAGCCTCATCCACCCTGTCCAGGTTAAAAGCAAGTATGGAAGAACCATAAGTATAGGCAAAAGAAAAATACGGATCCACATCAGTGATATCATCAATATAAACCGCCAGTTTTTCATGCCTGTTAACATTCTGGCTTCTGTCGCCGTAATACTGAAGAAAATTTATATATTCAATATCCCCCGCAAGCGACCGCAGCCCGAAGCCCGCGGCGCCAAGATGAAGAAATTTCTTGTAAGAATCAGGGTTTATAAAATACCATGAAGGCTGATTGCCAAAAACTTTATCCGCGGCTTTTTCATTTAAAACAGAGGCGCCCGCCAGCAGGCATAAAAAAAGCGCGGGCAAAATAAACTTTTTCATACTGTCAGTACTCCTTTTTTTCAAAGAAGTAAGCGGCAGCCATAAGAGTGGCGGCCGAATACAAAGCCGCGTAAAGCAGCGTCAGCCCAAGATATTGCGCGGAAAAAAGGCCGGACGGGCTGAAAATTTTATCTTTAAGGTTAAAAAGTTCCAGGTTTGGAATCAGATAATAAAAAATGTTTATCACAATATTTACCGCGGTATTATTTATATTCTCCGAAAGGTATTTAAGGTGTATCGTAAGGTGCCCTAATATATAAACAAAAAATAAAAAAATAACCGCGCCCGGCACAGAAGTGGATATTATACTTAACAGCAGCGCTGTTGAAGCAAGCACCGCAAGGCTTATAAAAATAAGCCCCGCCGCCGTTAACAATTTAAGGCTCCACGGGTCGCCGCCTTTTATCTGTATTATTGCCATAAGCGCCGCAAGCATAAGCAGCACATTCATAAGTATGGTCAATACAATGCCCGCGTATTTGCCGGTTAAATATTCAAGCCTTGACACCGGCTTTACAAGAATCATTGACAGTGTTTTTAATTCCGTCTCTTCAAACATCTGCACGGTAATTGACAGCGCAAGCGTAAGAAAACCAAAAAGCCCGATGGCAAAAAGGCCAAAATCCGTGACCATCTTCACTTCCACTTCCTGCGCAAGTTCGCTGATAACAAGTGCAAAACCTATGCCAAATACCGCGAACATAATAAGGACGTTTAATATTTTATTCCTGAAACTCTGCTTAAATATATATTCAGCCACCGCCGCTATGCGCCTCATTTCAGTTTACCTCCGACCGTTTTCACAAAATACTTTTCCACTTCGCCGTATTTTCTCTTAATTTCCTTAACTGTTTTTATTTCATTTATTTTTCCGCCGTGAAGAATTGCCACTTTATCGCATATTTTTTCCACTTCACTTAAGATATGTGAATTAAAAAAGATGGTCTTGCCCTGTTTCTTAAGGTTAAGAATAATATCCCTTGTCTCTTTATATCCAAGCGGGTCAAGCCCTGACATTGGTTCGTCAAGCAATAACAGCTCCGGGTCATTTAAAAGCGCCTGGGCAAGCCCAAGCCTGCCCTGCATGCCTTTTGAAAACCCTTTAATCCTTACGTCATTTTTTGTTTTAAGCCCTGTAATTTCAAGCAC containing:
- the uvrA gene encoding excinuclease ABC subunit UvrA, with the translated sequence MAKDIVIKGAREHNLKNIDITLPRDKFIVLTGVSGSGKSSLAFDTIYAEGQRRYMESLSAYSRMFLGQMQKPDVDVIEGLSPAIAIEQKSAGNNPRSTVGTITEIYDYLRLLYARIGVPHCPNDGTPIKSQTVQMIVDKILTDMRDAKIMILAPVVSGRKGEYHQLFDKIKKEGFLRVRVNGELKELDTDIKLEKNKKHSIEIVVDRLEVKPDIKGRLTQSVELAIKLAEGAVIITDFNTKKDTLFSEKLSCPKCGFSMAKLQPRMFSFNNPFGACSECTGLGTKIQVDEKLILEPKLSLKEGALKPWRNQDGYYWQMLASLGRHLKFSFDVPFEKLPEKAKKAILYGLEEDIKFDYKYKSHDGEYKYTGGFEGLVPFLERRYRETSTEKIREDILGRYMSEKPCHVCGGKRLKPESLSVLINGKSIIKATEFSIEKAYEFFTTLKLNERDAAVAKLILKEIKGRLEFLLNVGLSYLTLERKAGTLSGGEFQRIHLANQIGVGLMGVLYILDEPSIGLHQRDNMKLIQALQNLRDLGNTVIVVEHDEETMLHCDYIVDMGPGPGVHGGEVVCQGTLKEIMKCKNSLTAGYLMNRDKIQVNKQRRPAEKFVEISGVTTNNLKNVSVKFPLGSFVAVTGVSGSGKSSLIGETFYPALLHKVYHTNYKPDGYKELNNWHHIDKVIEIDQSPIGRTPRSNAATYTGVFSEIRDLFSETKESKMRGYESGRFSFNVKGGRCEACAGDGIIKIEMHFLPDVYVPCEECGGKRYNRETLEILYKNKNIHEILDMRVEDAMVFFQNIPNAYRVLKTMDEVGLGYIKLGQSATTLSGGEAQRIKLATELCKRSTGQTLYILDEPTTGLHFADIEKLLHVLNELVERGNTVIVIEHNLDVIKNADYVIDLGPEGGDKGGNIVVEGTPEEVMQCAKSYTGQYLKKHVNVTHKASDDAAKPIKKKKTSKN
- a CDS encoding ABC transporter permease subunit; this encodes MRRIAAVAEYIFKQSFRNKILNVLIMFAVFGIGFALVISELAQEVEVKMVTDFGLFAIGLFGFLTLALSITVQMFEETELKTLSMILVKPVSRLEYLTGKYAGIVLTILMNVLLMLAALMAIIQIKGGDPWSLKLLTAAGLIFISLAVLASTALLLSIISTSVPGAVIFLFFVYILGHLTIHLKYLSENINNTAVNIVINIFYYLIPNLELFNLKDKIFSPSGLFSAQYLGLTLLYAALYSAATLMAAAYFFEKKEY
- a CDS encoding ABC transporter ATP-binding protein, giving the protein MNAIEVSGLTKIYKAQDFWKNDRVTAVQDISFKVAKGEVFGLLGLNGAGKTTLMKVLLGLLKPTNGTVSILGGSIEQRSVRARVGYLSELPYFPKYLKAREVLSYFSDIFGIDEKNKKKKIEEVLEITGLKTKNDVRIKGFSKGMQGRLGLAQALLNDPELLLLDEPMSGLDPLGYKETRDIILNLKKQGKTIFFNSHILSEVEKICDKVAILHGGKINEIKTVKEIKRKYGEVEKYFVKTVGGKLK